From Luteitalea sp., one genomic window encodes:
- a CDS encoding TonB family protein, translating to MSESPTTGRTVEQVARSSYVTVQLHDAPQAEPSLLDWVPARLRNALGVSVVIHLILAALLGWALMWRPPMPRIPAARDEPVQMVYLNIPGPGGGGGGGGNQQQEPPRRLERPGPDAVSIPEVKEARLEPLRETEPPKPKPPEPPKAVLPLMSVASSAVELKGAIFEPPRATTSRGSGSDGGAGTGEGRGSGPGEGSGLGPGRGGGTGGGAYRPGAGIDLPRKIVEIKPQYTAEAMRAKIQGTVWLECIVATDGHCTNIRVTRSLDSAFGLDQEAVKAAQKWQFEPGKRRKDGVPVPVIISIGMDFTLR from the coding sequence ATGTCGGAGTCGCCGACCACGGGCAGAACGGTCGAACAGGTGGCGCGCTCGAGCTACGTCACCGTTCAGTTGCACGATGCTCCGCAGGCGGAGCCATCGCTGCTCGACTGGGTGCCCGCACGCTTGCGCAATGCGCTGGGCGTGTCGGTTGTGATCCACCTGATCCTCGCGGCACTGCTCGGGTGGGCGCTGATGTGGAGGCCGCCGATGCCTCGGATTCCGGCGGCGCGCGACGAGCCGGTACAGATGGTTTATCTGAACATCCCAGGGCCTGGCGGCGGCGGTGGCGGTGGCGGCAACCAGCAACAGGAGCCGCCGCGCCGGCTCGAACGGCCTGGCCCGGATGCCGTGTCGATTCCGGAGGTCAAGGAGGCGCGCCTCGAGCCCCTACGCGAAACCGAACCGCCAAAGCCAAAGCCGCCTGAGCCGCCAAAAGCGGTCTTGCCGCTGATGTCGGTTGCCTCCAGCGCGGTCGAGCTGAAGGGCGCGATCTTCGAGCCGCCCAGGGCCACGACCTCCCGGGGGTCGGGCTCCGATGGCGGAGCTGGCACGGGCGAGGGGCGCGGCTCTGGACCTGGCGAGGGTTCCGGGCTTGGCCCCGGACGTGGCGGAGGCACAGGGGGCGGTGCGTACCGGCCTGGAGCTGGGATCGATCTGCCTCGGAAGATCGTCGAAATCAAGCCTCAATACACGGCCGAGGCGATGCGGGCAAAAATTCAGGGGACCGTCTGGCTCGAGTGTATCGTCGCCACTGACGGGCACTGCACGAACATTCGCGTGACGCGCTCCCTGGACTCCGCGTTTGGTCTCGATCAGGAAGCGGTCAAAGCCGCCCAAAAGTGGCAGTTCGAGCCGGGCAAGCGGCGAAAAGACGGTGTGCCCGTGCCCGTCATCATCTCGATCGGGATGGACTTTACGCTGCGCTGA
- a CDS encoding geranylgeranyl reductase family protein, protein MQHFDVAIVGAGPAGAWAAHELARRGARVGLFDASHPREKPCGGGVTRRALALVAPALRMRGPSAVVIEGVRFEASASHRANVALEAQGHDDSSLLVYSRESFDLALVRAAVEAGATWRTERVRDVDVSRDGARLVTSSGTYRSDALIGADGVNSLVRRRLSSPFARGQLSFTTGVFAHGLSASEIVVRFVPQPQGYIWSFPRPDHLALGIGAQADETRPEPLRRILNDWMAEARLTDGARLKPYSWPIPSLNASDLARQIVSGPRWLLVGDAGGLVDPMTREGIYFALRSGELAAEALAAGDESRRYRAALTDEIYPEIEHASSWKRGLFTGPFIHLLVHGLQRSNRVRTVMSDLIAGQQSYRSLKRRLLRTFQIGLAWQLLRIERSSLRSPPASFG, encoded by the coding sequence ATGCAACACTTCGACGTCGCTATCGTCGGCGCAGGGCCGGCCGGCGCCTGGGCCGCCCATGAGCTCGCCCGGCGGGGGGCGCGGGTTGGCTTGTTCGACGCCTCGCACCCACGCGAGAAGCCATGCGGCGGCGGTGTCACGCGCCGCGCGCTCGCGCTCGTCGCGCCGGCGCTTCGCATGCGCGGACCGTCCGCCGTGGTCATCGAGGGGGTACGCTTCGAGGCGTCGGCCTCCCATCGCGCGAATGTCGCACTGGAGGCGCAGGGTCACGATGACAGCTCGTTGCTCGTGTACAGTCGCGAGAGCTTTGACCTCGCCCTGGTCCGGGCGGCCGTCGAGGCCGGTGCGACCTGGCGCACGGAGCGTGTTCGCGACGTTGATGTCTCACGGGATGGTGCGCGTCTTGTCACGAGCAGCGGCACGTATCGCAGCGACGCCCTCATTGGCGCCGACGGTGTGAACAGCCTGGTGCGGCGCCGGCTCTCGAGCCCTTTCGCCCGAGGTCAGCTCTCCTTCACGACCGGTGTGTTTGCGCATGGCCTCAGCGCGAGCGAAATCGTCGTCCGCTTCGTCCCGCAGCCACAGGGCTATATTTGGTCGTTTCCACGCCCGGACCATCTCGCCCTGGGCATCGGCGCGCAGGCGGACGAAACACGCCCCGAGCCGCTGCGGCGCATTCTCAATGACTGGATGGCGGAGGCGCGGCTCACGGATGGGGCACGCTTGAAGCCGTACTCCTGGCCCATCCCCTCGCTGAACGCGTCCGACCTTGCGCGACAGATCGTGTCCGGCCCCCGGTGGCTGCTCGTTGGTGACGCAGGGGGCCTGGTTGATCCCATGACGCGAGAGGGTATCTACTTTGCCCTACGCTCGGGCGAGCTTGCCGCGGAAGCGCTGGCGGCAGGCGACGAGTCGCGGCGTTATCGCGCCGCCCTGACCGACGAGATTTATCCCGAGATCGAGCACGCGTCGAGCTGGAAGCGCGGGCTGTTCACGGGACCGTTCATCCACCTCCTCGTGCACGGGTTGCAACGGAGCAACCGTGTCCGCACGGTCATGTCCGACCTCATCGCTGGCCAACAGTCCTATCGCAGCCTCAAACGGCGTCTCCTGCGGACGTTCCAGATTGGCCTCGCCTGGCAGCTCCTCCGAATCGAACGCTCCAGCCTTCGCTCGCCTCCCGCGAGCTTCGGCTAG
- a CDS encoding VWA domain-containing protein, giving the protein MHVSILAPSADGLERTLESEKLDVLCQVSSSRASVGGRGRRTRPARTCGSCLIRRGGARSVAVAVLTALMLLAAPPQRSLARQYTSGVELVEVYATVVDANERPVSDLVRDDFEVREDGVAQRIAAFSTGALSLSVALAVDRSFSMRGERLRLAKSAAHRFLGELTPRDRVMLVAIGGEVETIVPLTTNRAALHRAIEALDSWGTTPIYDAIIASFDSIEDAPGRRALVVLTDGYERFSKATIEAALGRARRSDVLAYPIALANGRSQVLDWLAEVTGGRSFLVKRPDRLGPTFAQIARELRHQYLLGYVPSRHGSPGYRRIEVSVKRKELSVRARTGYYAP; this is encoded by the coding sequence ATGCATGTCTCGATTCTAGCACCAAGCGCCGATGGGCTGGAGAGAACCCTTGAGAGCGAGAAACTTGACGTATTGTGTCAGGTTTCGAGCTCTCGAGCGAGCGTCGGGGGGCGCGGCCGGAGGACGCGGCCCGCTAGAACCTGCGGGTCGTGTCTGATCCGAAGGGGTGGAGCGAGGAGCGTGGCGGTGGCGGTGCTGACGGCGCTGATGCTGTTGGCGGCTCCGCCCCAGCGGTCCCTGGCCCGTCAGTACACCTCCGGCGTGGAGCTCGTGGAAGTCTACGCCACGGTCGTGGACGCGAACGAGCGACCGGTGAGCGATCTCGTGCGAGATGATTTCGAGGTGCGCGAAGACGGTGTTGCACAGCGGATTGCCGCCTTCTCGACCGGAGCGTTGTCCCTGTCGGTGGCCTTGGCAGTCGATCGCTCGTTCAGTATGCGTGGCGAGCGCCTGCGCCTGGCGAAATCTGCGGCGCACCGGTTCTTGGGAGAGCTGACGCCGCGGGATCGGGTGATGCTCGTCGCGATTGGCGGCGAGGTCGAGACGATAGTGCCGTTGACGACGAACCGCGCGGCGCTGCATCGTGCAATCGAGGCGCTCGATTCGTGGGGGACGACGCCGATCTACGATGCGATTATTGCGTCGTTCGACAGCATCGAGGATGCCCCAGGCCGTCGTGCGCTCGTCGTGCTCACCGATGGCTATGAGCGCTTCAGTAAGGCCACCATCGAGGCGGCGCTCGGCCGGGCACGGCGAAGCGATGTTCTGGCCTACCCGATTGCGCTCGCGAACGGCCGGTCGCAGGTATTGGACTGGCTGGCGGAAGTCACCGGAGGCCGGTCGTTCCTCGTGAAGCGCCCCGACCGTCTCGGTCCCACGTTCGCTCAGATCGCGCGGGAGTTACGACACCAGTACTTGCTCGGCTACGTCCCTTCTCGTCACGGCTCTCCGGGCTACCGGCGCATCGAGGTCAGCGTCAAACGGAAGGAGCTGTCCGTGCGTGCGCGGACAGGGTACTACGCGCCTTGA
- the tatA gene encoding twin-arginine translocase TatA/TatE family subunit has protein sequence MIGPVGLPELLIILFIVLLVFGASRLPEVMGGLGKGIRNFKASVREDPSDKTKADS, from the coding sequence CTGATCGGTCCCGTCGGCCTGCCGGAGCTGCTGATCATTCTCTTCATCGTCCTGCTGGTGTTCGGTGCCAGCCGGCTTCCAGAAGTGATGGGCGGTCTCGGGAAGGGCATTCGCAACTTCAAGGCCTCGGTTCGCGAGGACCCCTCCGACAAGACGAAGGCCGACAGCTAG
- the selB gene encoding selenocysteine-specific translation elongation factor, whose translation MRHIVVGTAGHIDHGKSALVRALTGTDPDRLKEEKARGITIDLGFASYERGDVSVGFVDVPGHERFVKNMLAGATGIDGLLFVVAADESVMPQTREHLDICRLLRVPAGVIALTKCDLVDPETLELVRLEVREVVAGTFLEKAPVIAVSARTGDGVDVLRAALDELPHHVGHRRDDAPARLPIDRVFSIRGFGTVVTGTLVAGTLTVGEDLVVAPRGRAVKVRGLQVHGRQVPRASVGQRTAVNLQGLDVDEIARGDTLAAEGAVSVSNRLDVTIEIVESARALPHGARVRFHVGTTEVLGRVSLVGSSNGSLPPGGRAYARIRLERPIATVRGDRFVARAYSPPLTIGGGAVLDPLPPPGATQSKATRARFVAIDPARHTAERTPHAADVAALCAILQQAGAGGVARAALSSRFGLPASDASAVTRALADAGEALQVGDRLVAQNAIAALSRAVVELLSRHHQADPLSQGLPREEVRTRLFRYTPPAVFDEVVASLHAEGRVSATERLALTSHRPALSADEEEAARRIEAAIEPRGLAALTEAGLAEVTGLSPRVIARALVWLLREKRLVRLGELVVPAQQLSRLEADLVGVRRAASQSVLIDVSWFKERYDLTRKHAIPLLEYLDRQKVTRRVGDKREIL comes from the coding sequence ATGAGGCACATCGTCGTCGGCACTGCGGGTCATATCGATCACGGGAAGAGCGCCTTGGTGCGCGCGCTCACGGGAACGGATCCAGACCGGCTCAAGGAGGAGAAGGCGCGCGGTATCACGATCGATCTTGGATTTGCCTCCTACGAGCGGGGTGACGTCTCCGTCGGCTTCGTGGACGTGCCTGGCCACGAGCGCTTCGTGAAGAACATGCTGGCCGGTGCAACTGGGATCGACGGCCTGCTCTTCGTCGTCGCGGCCGACGAGTCGGTCATGCCACAGACGCGCGAGCATCTGGATATCTGTCGCTTGTTGCGGGTCCCAGCCGGTGTCATCGCGCTCACGAAATGCGATCTCGTCGACCCAGAAACGCTCGAGCTCGTGCGTCTCGAGGTACGTGAGGTCGTAGCTGGGACGTTTCTCGAGAAGGCGCCCGTCATTGCGGTGTCGGCGCGTACCGGTGACGGGGTCGACGTGCTGCGCGCCGCGCTCGATGAGCTACCGCACCACGTGGGGCACCGCCGCGACGACGCCCCTGCGAGACTCCCAATCGATCGAGTCTTTTCAATCAGGGGCTTTGGTACGGTAGTGACTGGCACGCTCGTCGCTGGGACGCTGACGGTCGGTGAAGACCTCGTCGTGGCGCCGCGTGGCCGCGCTGTGAAAGTTCGTGGCCTGCAGGTGCATGGTCGGCAGGTGCCGCGCGCGAGCGTGGGACAGCGCACAGCCGTCAATCTCCAAGGCCTCGACGTGGACGAGATCGCACGGGGCGATACGCTGGCCGCCGAAGGCGCAGTGTCGGTGAGCAATCGGCTCGACGTAACGATCGAGATCGTGGAGTCGGCGCGCGCGCTGCCGCATGGCGCGCGAGTGCGGTTTCACGTGGGAACCACGGAGGTCCTCGGCCGTGTCTCGCTGGTGGGGAGCTCCAATGGCAGCCTGCCACCAGGCGGGAGGGCGTATGCGCGCATCCGACTCGAGCGGCCGATCGCAACCGTGCGGGGGGATCGCTTCGTGGCTCGCGCGTACTCGCCGCCCCTGACGATTGGGGGTGGAGCCGTGCTGGATCCGCTGCCGCCGCCGGGCGCGACGCAGAGCAAAGCGACCCGTGCGCGTTTCGTGGCCATTGATCCGGCGCGGCACACGGCAGAACGGACACCGCATGCAGCGGACGTTGCCGCGCTATGCGCAATCCTGCAGCAGGCCGGCGCGGGCGGTGTGGCGCGCGCGGCGCTGAGCTCGCGCTTTGGTCTGCCAGCGTCGGATGCCTCCGCGGTGACACGCGCGCTCGCGGATGCGGGAGAAGCCCTTCAGGTGGGCGACCGCCTCGTTGCGCAGAATGCGATCGCCGCACTCAGTCGGGCCGTTGTGGAGCTGCTCAGCCGCCATCACCAGGCGGATCCGTTGTCACAGGGGCTGCCGCGGGAGGAGGTGCGCACTCGCCTGTTTCGATACACGCCACCGGCGGTGTTCGATGAGGTCGTCGCGTCGCTGCATGCAGAGGGTCGTGTGAGCGCGACCGAGCGTCTGGCGCTCACCTCGCATCGACCGGCTCTATCCGCCGACGAGGAAGAGGCGGCCCGTCGTATCGAGGCGGCGATCGAGCCGCGCGGCCTGGCCGCCCTGACAGAAGCTGGCCTGGCTGAGGTGACAGGTCTGTCGCCGCGGGTTATCGCCCGGGCGCTGGTCTGGTTGTTGCGCGAGAAGCGGCTCGTGCGGCTGGGGGAGTTGGTCGTTCCAGCTCAGCAATTATCGCGCCTCGAGGCAGACCTGGTTGGCGTGCGCCGCGCCGCGAGCCAATCGGTACTAATTGATGTCAGCTGGTTCAAGGAGCGTTACGATCTGACCCGTAAGCATGCCATTCCGCTATTGGAGTACTTGGACCGCCAGAAAGTGACGCGACGCGTGGGCGACAAACGGGAGATTCTGTAG
- the rnr gene encoding ribonuclease R, which yields MPSQDQILQSIRERVTHPANLQELMQTLDVPRTERVRFRRQVKALVASGALIETRGKHYGLPELMDLVVGRVSVHPQGFAFVTPEHAIEGLAGDLYIAGMHVNEAMHGDRVVARIERHRADGRAEGRIVRILERAASTVVGRFDLDAQGLQFVMPFDRRLVMDIQVPRGDERRAKPGEMVAVEITRWPTPTRNPLGRVVEVLGDIDAPGVDTTIIIRKWNIPDEHGADVIAEAKRLGTTVARRDIASRTDFRDLEIVTIDGEHARDFDDAISIEKGPKGHYTLGVHIADVSHYVREGSALDQEAAARGTSVYFPERAVHMFPSELATGLCSLRPNVDRLVQSVVMEVDRRGKVVDYSIHDGVIHSRARMTYAAVNAILTQDKALRTEYAALVPRFELMHELFDILNARRRRRGSIDFDLPEPQVILDADGVIENILPAERNIAHRIIEEFMLLANETVAEHLADQGAPTLFRVHEAPDPLKVEELEEFVSTLGYGLAVPPHLARPKHFQRLVERVRGKPEERPIAALMLRTMQKARYDPANLGHFGLAAEFYTHFTSPIRRYPDLIVHRALRELQHGGMTPETATDRAEELPEVARHSSEMERRADEAERELLQWKKVRFMADKVGDEFDGYITGIAPFGLFVELVEHFVEGLVHVSTMADDYYRFTERAHTLRGENTDKVYRLGDHVRVQVVRVDLERRQVDLGLVEILERLREQGQKRPRGEGPKGPRRSGKAAVRSGKSGRARRPGRRERAAGRGRRR from the coding sequence GGCAAGCATTATGGCCTGCCGGAGCTGATGGATCTGGTGGTCGGGCGTGTCAGCGTCCATCCGCAAGGCTTCGCATTCGTGACACCCGAACACGCCATCGAGGGCCTGGCTGGCGACCTCTACATCGCTGGCATGCACGTCAACGAGGCGATGCACGGCGATCGCGTCGTCGCGCGCATCGAGCGCCACCGCGCCGATGGCCGGGCCGAAGGGCGGATTGTTCGTATCCTCGAGCGCGCGGCCTCCACGGTCGTGGGGCGCTTCGACCTCGATGCTCAGGGCCTGCAGTTCGTCATGCCATTCGACCGACGCCTGGTGATGGACATTCAGGTGCCGCGGGGCGACGAGCGGCGCGCCAAGCCTGGCGAAATGGTTGCCGTCGAGATCACGCGCTGGCCGACGCCCACCCGAAACCCGCTCGGACGGGTCGTCGAAGTGCTGGGAGACATCGATGCGCCCGGCGTCGACACGACGATCATCATTCGCAAGTGGAACATCCCGGACGAGCACGGCGCAGACGTGATTGCCGAGGCCAAGCGGCTCGGTACGACCGTCGCGCGGCGGGACATCGCCAGTCGGACCGATTTCCGGGACCTCGAGATCGTCACCATCGACGGTGAGCACGCGCGCGACTTCGACGATGCGATCTCTATCGAGAAGGGACCGAAAGGCCACTACACCCTGGGCGTGCACATTGCCGACGTGTCGCACTACGTCCGCGAGGGGAGCGCGCTCGATCAGGAAGCGGCCGCGCGCGGAACGTCTGTCTACTTTCCGGAACGGGCCGTTCACATGTTTCCCTCGGAGCTGGCCACGGGGCTGTGTAGCCTGAGGCCCAACGTCGATCGCCTCGTGCAGTCCGTCGTGATGGAGGTCGATCGGCGCGGCAAGGTGGTGGACTACTCGATTCACGATGGCGTCATCCACAGCCGTGCCCGCATGACCTATGCCGCTGTCAACGCCATCCTCACGCAGGACAAGGCGCTCAGGACCGAATACGCAGCACTCGTCCCGCGTTTCGAGCTGATGCACGAGCTGTTCGACATCCTCAACGCACGGCGCCGACGACGCGGATCGATCGACTTCGATCTACCGGAGCCTCAGGTCATCCTCGACGCGGACGGCGTGATCGAGAACATCCTTCCCGCGGAGCGGAACATCGCGCATCGGATCATCGAGGAGTTCATGTTGCTCGCCAACGAAACCGTGGCCGAACACTTGGCAGACCAGGGTGCGCCGACGCTGTTTCGCGTCCACGAGGCGCCAGATCCCCTCAAAGTCGAGGAGCTCGAGGAATTCGTCTCCACGCTCGGTTACGGTCTCGCCGTGCCTCCGCACCTCGCGCGTCCCAAGCACTTCCAGCGCCTCGTCGAGCGCGTGCGCGGCAAGCCGGAGGAGCGACCCATCGCCGCGCTCATGTTGCGCACCATGCAGAAGGCGCGCTATGACCCGGCCAACCTCGGGCACTTCGGATTGGCAGCCGAGTTCTATACGCACTTCACGTCACCCATTCGCCGTTACCCGGATCTCATCGTCCATCGGGCGCTGCGTGAGCTCCAGCACGGCGGGATGACGCCGGAGACCGCAACGGACCGCGCCGAAGAGTTACCGGAGGTGGCGCGACATTCGTCGGAGATGGAGCGCCGGGCAGACGAGGCCGAGCGCGAGCTGCTGCAGTGGAAGAAAGTGCGCTTCATGGCGGACAAGGTGGGCGATGAGTTCGATGGGTACATCACCGGCATCGCACCATTCGGATTGTTCGTCGAGCTGGTCGAGCACTTCGTCGAAGGACTGGTACACGTCTCGACGATGGCAGATGACTACTACCGATTTACCGAGCGTGCACACACGTTGCGGGGCGAGAATACAGATAAGGTCTACCGACTCGGGGATCATGTGCGCGTCCAGGTGGTGCGCGTCGACTTGGAGCGGCGACAGGTCGACCTCGGGCTGGTCGAGATCCTCGAGAGGCTTCGAGAGCAGGGGCAGAAGCGCCCTCGAGGCGAAGGGCCGAAAGGGCCGAGACGAAGCGGGAAGGCGGCTGTTCGAAGCGGGAAGAGCGGAAGGGCGCGGCGGCCTGGCAGGCGGGAGCGCGCGGCGGGCAGGGGCAGGCGAAGGTAG